The proteins below come from a single Excalfactoria chinensis isolate bCotChi1 chromosome 7, bCotChi1.hap2, whole genome shotgun sequence genomic window:
- the GORASP2 gene encoding Golgi reassembly-stacking protein 2 isoform X1: MGASQSVEIPGGGTEGYHVLRVQENSPGHRAGLEPFFDFIVSINGSRLNKDNDTLKDLLKANVEKPVKMLVYSSKTLELRETSVTPSNMWGGQGLLGVSIRFCSFDGANENVWHVLEVEPNSPAALAGLRPHSDYIIGADTVMNETEDLFSLIETHEAKPLKLYVYNTDTDNCREVVITPNSAWGGEGSLGCGIGYGYLHRIPTRPFEEGKKISLPGQLPSASLSPLKDGFTEVQLSSVNPSPALPPGPAGLEQSLSGLSISSPSTTVSNVLSTAGVPTVPLLPPQVSQSLTSVPPVNPATTLPGLMPLPAGLPNLPDLSKLNLPAPHIVPEMVQPGMPTLPSLPPLNLMGITPPLMPPKCVPLLPLVTEVSTVPTDLLPTMTQAGSFSVDPGTTVNVEQTSPLTLDSATPTSKATIVDRSSESSAVNEKASGITDTHASES; this comes from the exons GTACAAGAAAACTCCCCAGGTCACAGGGCTGGATTGGAGCCGTTCTTTGATTTTATTGTGTCTATTAATGGTTCGAGATTG AATAAAGACAATGACACCCTCAAGGACctgctgaaagcaaatgttGAAAAACCTGTAAAAATGCTGGTGTACAGCAGCAAGACACTGGAACTGAGGGAAACATCCGTCACCCCCAGCAACATGTGGGGTGGGCAGGGCCTGCTGGGGGTGAGCATTCGTTTCTGTAGCTTCGATGGGGCCAACGAAAACGTGTGGCACGTACTG GAAGTGGAACCAAACTCTCCTGCTGCATTAGCTGGGCTCAGACCTCACAGTGACTATATCATTGGAGCAGATACTGTCATGAACGAG ACTGAAGATCTCTTCTCCCTTATTGAAACGCATGAAGCAAAGCCATTAAAACTGTATGTATATAACACAGACACAGATAACTGCCGGGAAGTGGTGATAACTCCAAATTCTGCCTGGGGTGGAGAAGGCAG cctAGGGTGTGGCATTGGCTATGGGTATTTGCATAGGATACCTACCCGCCCATttgaagagggaaagaaaatctcTCTCCCAGGACAGCTGCCCAGTGCATCTCTCAGTCCTCTCAAAGATGGCTTTACAGAG GTTCAGCTGTCATCAGTTAACCCCTCACCGGCGTTACCCCCTGggccagcaggacttgagcagAGTCTGTCAGGACTTTCTATTAGCTCGCCCTCGACTACTGTCAGTAATGTTCTCAGTACAG CAGGAGTTCCAACAGTCCCGTTGTTACCACCACAAGTCAGTCAGTCCCTTACCTCCGTGCCACCAGTTAACCCAGCAACAACACTACCTG GTCTGATGCCATTACCAGCAGGGCTTCCCAACCTGCCTGATCTGTCCAAACTTAATTTACCGGCACCACACATCGTTCCAGAAATGGTACAGCCTG gTATGCCAACCCTTCCTTCTTTGCCGCCTTTGAATCTAATGGGAATAACACCTCCACTGATGCCACCAAAATGCgttcctctgcttcctttggTCACAGAGGTATCCACAGTGCCTACAGATTTGCTTCCCACCATGACTCAAGCTGGAAGCTTTTCTGTTGACCCTGGCACTACTGTAAATGTAGAACAGACCTCTCCGCTCACCTTGGATAGTGCTACCCCAACTTCTAAGGCGACTATTGTTGACAGATCAAGTGAATCCTCTGCTGTGAATGAGAAGGCATCTGGCATCACAGATACACATGCTTCTGAATCGTAA
- the GORASP2 gene encoding Golgi reassembly-stacking protein 2 isoform X2, with product MGASQSVEIPGGGTEGYHVLRVQENSPGHRAGLEPFFDFIVSINGSRLNKDNDTLKDLLKANVEKPVKMLVYSSKTLELRETSVTPSNMWGGQGLLGVSIRFCSFDGANENVWHVLEVEPNSPAALAGLRPHSDYIIGADTVMNETEDLFSLIETHEAKPLKLYVYNTDTDNCREVVITPNSAWGGEGSLGCGIGYGYLHRIPTRPFEEGKKISLPGQLPSASLSPLKDGFTEVQLSSVNPSPALPPGPAGLEQSLSGLSISSPSTTVSNVLSTGVPTVPLLPPQVSQSLTSVPPVNPATTLPGLMPLPAGLPNLPDLSKLNLPAPHIVPEMVQPGMPTLPSLPPLNLMGITPPLMPPKCVPLLPLVTEVSTVPTDLLPTMTQAGSFSVDPGTTVNVEQTSPLTLDSATPTSKATIVDRSSESSAVNEKASGITDTHASES from the exons GTACAAGAAAACTCCCCAGGTCACAGGGCTGGATTGGAGCCGTTCTTTGATTTTATTGTGTCTATTAATGGTTCGAGATTG AATAAAGACAATGACACCCTCAAGGACctgctgaaagcaaatgttGAAAAACCTGTAAAAATGCTGGTGTACAGCAGCAAGACACTGGAACTGAGGGAAACATCCGTCACCCCCAGCAACATGTGGGGTGGGCAGGGCCTGCTGGGGGTGAGCATTCGTTTCTGTAGCTTCGATGGGGCCAACGAAAACGTGTGGCACGTACTG GAAGTGGAACCAAACTCTCCTGCTGCATTAGCTGGGCTCAGACCTCACAGTGACTATATCATTGGAGCAGATACTGTCATGAACGAG ACTGAAGATCTCTTCTCCCTTATTGAAACGCATGAAGCAAAGCCATTAAAACTGTATGTATATAACACAGACACAGATAACTGCCGGGAAGTGGTGATAACTCCAAATTCTGCCTGGGGTGGAGAAGGCAG cctAGGGTGTGGCATTGGCTATGGGTATTTGCATAGGATACCTACCCGCCCATttgaagagggaaagaaaatctcTCTCCCAGGACAGCTGCCCAGTGCATCTCTCAGTCCTCTCAAAGATGGCTTTACAGAG GTTCAGCTGTCATCAGTTAACCCCTCACCGGCGTTACCCCCTGggccagcaggacttgagcagAGTCTGTCAGGACTTTCTATTAGCTCGCCCTCGACTACTGTCAGTAATGTTCTCAGTACAG GAGTTCCAACAGTCCCGTTGTTACCACCACAAGTCAGTCAGTCCCTTACCTCCGTGCCACCAGTTAACCCAGCAACAACACTACCTG GTCTGATGCCATTACCAGCAGGGCTTCCCAACCTGCCTGATCTGTCCAAACTTAATTTACCGGCACCACACATCGTTCCAGAAATGGTACAGCCTG gTATGCCAACCCTTCCTTCTTTGCCGCCTTTGAATCTAATGGGAATAACACCTCCACTGATGCCACCAAAATGCgttcctctgcttcctttggTCACAGAGGTATCCACAGTGCCTACAGATTTGCTTCCCACCATGACTCAAGCTGGAAGCTTTTCTGTTGACCCTGGCACTACTGTAAATGTAGAACAGACCTCTCCGCTCACCTTGGATAGTGCTACCCCAACTTCTAAGGCGACTATTGTTGACAGATCAAGTGAATCCTCTGCTGTGAATGAGAAGGCATCTGGCATCACAGATACACATGCTTCTGAATCGTAA